In a genomic window of Carettochelys insculpta isolate YL-2023 chromosome 19, ASM3395843v1, whole genome shotgun sequence:
- the LOC142023103 gene encoding fibrinogen-like protein 1-like protein: MPKDCSEIPADSPSGVYLIQPTGLHQLVVYCDMNETGGGWTVLQRNQRTTTITWAESWSTYKYGFGNVLGDYWLGLEYIHQITKQKVYQVRFIIHNSAGAVKYADYSLFDLEDESRGYRLRLGSYNGTAGDAMASNNANAVHDNMKFSAKDQDQDTTSGNCASSYNGGWWYSACYSALLNVKGSIIWGSLCSGNCQASAILIKPAAFC, encoded by the coding sequence ATGCCCAAGGACTGCAGTGAGATCCCGGCAGACAGCCCCAGCGGCGTCTACCTAATCCAGCCCACAGGACTGCACCAGCTGGTGGTCTACTGCGACATGAACGAGACAGGCGGGGGCTGGACGGTCCTGCAGAGGAACCAGCGCACCACGACCATCACCTGGGCCGAGTCCTGGAGCACCTACAAGTACGGCTTTGGCAACGTGCTGGGTGActactggctggggctggagtacatCCATCAGATCACCAAACAGAAGGTCTACCAGGTCAGGTTCATCATCCACAATTCCGCCGGCGCCGTGAAATACGCAGACTACAGCCTCTTCGATCTGGAGGACGAGTCCAGAGGCTACCGCCTGAGGCTGGGCTCTTACAACGGGACTGCCGGGGACGCCATGGCCTCAAACAACGCTAACGCCGTGCATGACAACATGAAGTTCTCCGCTAAGGACCAGGATCAGGACACTACGAGTGGGAACTGCGCGTCTAGCTATAATGGGGGCTGGTGGTACTCGGCTTGTTACTCTGCTCTGCTGAACGTCAAAGGAAGCATCATTTGGGGCAGTTTGTGTAGTGGGAACTGCCAAGCCTCAGCGATCCTCATCAAACCTGCTGCTTTCTGTTAG